From the Pristiophorus japonicus isolate sPriJap1 unplaced genomic scaffold, sPriJap1.hap1 HAP1_SCAFFOLD_1055, whole genome shotgun sequence genome, the window tcttctctctctctctccgacagtgtctgcgtctctctctctctctctctctctctctctctctccgacagtgtctgcgtctttctctctctcactctctctccgacagtgtctgcgtcactctctctctctctctctcactctctctccgacagtgtctgcgtctctctctctccgacagtgtctgcgtctctctctctctctccgacagtgtctgcgtctctctttttctttctctctctccgacagtgtctgcgtctctctctctccgacagtttctgtgtctctctctctctctcactctctctccgacaatgcctgcgtctctctctctctctctctccgacagtgtctgcgtctctctctctctctctctctctctccgccagtgtctgcgtctctctctcactctcactctctctctcactctcactctctctctctctctctctcactctctctctctctctctctctccgacagtgtctgcgtctctctctccgacagggtctgcgtctctctctctctctctctctctacaacagtgtctgcgtctctctctctctctctctctccgacagtgtgtgcgtctctctctctcactctctctccgacagtgtctgcgtctctctttttctttcctcctctccgacagtgtctgcgtctctctctctccgacagtttctgtgtctctctctctctctcactctctctccgacaatgcctgcgtctctctctctctctctctctccaacagtgtctgcgtctctctctctctctctctctctctacaacagtgtctgcgtctctctctctctctctctctccgacaatgCCTGCGTCTCTCNNNNNNNNNNNNNNNNNNNNNNNNNNNNNNNNNNNNNNNNNNNNNNNNNNNNNNNNNNNNNNNNNNNNNNNNNNNNNNNNNNNNNNNNNNNNNNNNNNNNNNNNNNNNNNNNNNNNNNNNNNNNNNNNNNNNNNNNNNNNNNNNNNNNNNNNNNNNNNNNNNNNNNNNNNNNNNNNNNNNNNNNNNNNNNNNNNNNNNNNgtctgcgtctctctctctctctcgacagtgtctgcgtctctctctctctctctccgacagtgtctgtgtgtctctctctctctcttcccgacagtgcctgcgtctctctctctctctctctttctctcactctctctctccgacagtgtctgcgtctctctctctctcaaacagtggctgcgtctgtctctgtctctctccctctcgctctctctctctccctccctgacagtgtccgtctctctctctctctctttctctctctctctctcaacagtgtctgcatctctctcttcagacagtgtctgcgtctctctctctctctctctctcgacagtgtatgcgtctctctctctctctctctctctctctccgacagtatatgcgtctctctctttctctctctctctctccaacagtgtctgcgtctctctctctctctctccgacagtgtctgcgtctctctctgcgtctctcctctctctctctctctctctctctccctctctctctcgacagagtctgcgtctctctctctctctctctccgacagtgtcctgcgtctctctctctcactctctctccgacagtgtctgcgtctctctctctcttctctctctctctctctccgacagtgtctgcgtctctctctctccaacagtgtctgcgtctctctctctctctctctcattctctctctccgacagtgtctgcgtctctctctctccaacagtgtctgcgtctctctctctccacctcactctctctctccgccagtgtctgcgtgtctctctctctctccaacagtgtctgcgtctctctctctctctccaacagtgtctgcgtctctctctctctctctttccgacagtgtctgcgtctctctctctctccgacagtgtctgcgtctctctctctctctctttctctctctgacagtgtctgcgtctctctctctctctccgacagtatctgcgtctttctctctctcactctctctccgacagtgtctgcctctctctctctctgtctctctctcactctctctccgacagtgtctgcgtctctctctctccgacagtgtctgcgtctctctctctctctctccgacaggtttgcgtctctctttttctttctctctctccgacagtgtctgcgtctctctctctctctccgacagtgtctgcgtctccctctctcttactctctctccgaCAATGcctgcgactctctctctcttactctctctccgacaatgcctgcgtctctctctctctctccgacagtgtctgcgtctctctctctctctctttctctctctctctctctctccgacagtgtctgcgtctctctctctctccgacagggtctgcgtctctctctctctctctcctctacaacagtgtctgcgtctctctctctctctctccgacagtgtctgcgtctctctctctctctctctctctctctccgacagtgtctgcgtctctctctctctctccgtcactccgacagtgtctgcttctctctctccatctccgccagtgtctgcgcctctctctctctctccgacagtgactgcgtctctctctctccaacagtgtctgcatctctctctctctctctctctccgtcattccgacagtgtctgcttctctctctccatctctgccagtgtctgcgtctctctctctctctctctctctctctctctccgacagtgtctgcgtgtctctctctctctctctccaacagtgtctgcgtctctctctctctctttccgacagtgtctgcgtctctctctctccgacagtgtctgcgtctctctctctctctctctccgacagtgtctgcgtctctctctctctgtctctctctctctctcactctccgacagtgtctgcgtctctctctctctctctctctccgacagtgtctgcttctctctctctctctctctctctcactctccacagtgtctgcgtctctctctctctctccgacagtgtctgcgtctctctcactctctctctctctcctctctctctctctctctctctctgccagtgtctgcgtctctctctctctctcaaacagtgtctgcgtctgcctctgtctctctccctctcgctctctctctctccctccctgacagtctgcctctctctctctctttctctctctctctccatagaaaatagaaacatagaaaataggtgcaggagtaggccattcggcccttcgagcctgcaccgccattcaatgagttcatggctgaacatgcaacttcagtaccccattcctgctttctcaccatacccttgattctcctagtagtaaggactatagtgtctgcatctctctctctctcagacagtgtctgcgtctgtctctctcgctctccctctctctctctctccctaacagtgtctgtctctctctctctctctctctctctctctccgacagtgtatgtgtctctctctctctctctctctctctctctctctccgacagtgtatgcgtctctctctctctctctctctctctctctcaaacagtggctgcgtctgtctctgtctctctccctctcgctctctctctctccctcccctgacagtgtctgcgtctctctctctctctctccgacagtgtctgcgtctctctctctctctctctctctctccgacagtgtatgcgtctctttctctctctctctctctctctccgacagtgtatgcgtctctctctctctctctctctctctctccgacagtgtatgcgtctctctctctctctctctctctctctccgacagtgtctgcgtctctctctttctctctctctctctccaacagtgtctgcgtctctctctctctctccgacagtgtctgcgtctctctcactctctctctctctctctctctctctctctctctctctctccctctctctctccgacagtgtctgcgtctctctctctctctctccgacagtgtctgcgtctctctctctctctctctctctcgacagtgtttgcgtctctctctctccaacagtgtctacgtctctctctctctctctcactcattctctctctccgacagtgtctgcgtctctctctctccaacagtgtctgcgtctctctctctctcactcactctctctctccgccagtgtctgcgtgtctctctctctctctctctccaacagtgtctgcgtctctctctctctctccaacagtgtctgcgtttctctctctctctctttccgacagtgtctgcgtctctctctctctccgacagtgtctgcgtctctctctctctctctttctctctctctctctctctgacagtgtctgcgtctctctctctctcccgacagtatctgcgtctttctctctctcactctctctccgacagtgtctgcctctctctctctctgtctctctctcactctctctccgacagtgtctgcgtctctctctctccgacagtgtctgcatctctctctctctctccgacagtgtttgcgtctctctttttctttctctctctccgacagtgtctgcgtctctctctctctctccgacaatgcctgcgactctctctctcttactctctctccgacaatgcctgcgtctctctctctctctctccgacagtgtctgcgtctctctctctctctctttctctctctctctctctctctccgacagagtctgcgtctctctctctctccgacagggtctgcgtctctctctctctctctctctctacaacagtgtctgcgtctctctctctctctctccgacagtgtctgcgtctctctctctctctctctctctctctctccgacagtgtctgcttctctctctccatctccgccagtgtctgcgcctctctctctctctccgacagtgactgcgtctctctctctccaacagtgtctgcatctctctctctctctctctctccgtcactccgacagtgtctgcttctctctctccatctctgccagtgtctgcgtctctctctctctctctctctctctctctccgacagtgtctgcgtgtctctctcactctctctcagacagtgtctgcgtctctctctctctctttccgacagtgtctgcgtctctctctctctccgacagtgtctgcgtctctctctctctctctctctctctctctctctctctccgacagtgtctgcgtctctctctttctctctctctctctccaacagtgtctgcgtctctctctctctctccgacagtgtctgcgtctctctcactctctctctctctctctctctctctctctctctctctctctctctctctccctctctctctccgacagtgtctgcgtctctctctctctctctccgacagtgtctgcgtctctctctctcttctctctctctctctctctccgacagtgtctgcgtctctctctctctcactctctctccgacagtgtttgcgtctctctctctccaacagtgtctacgtctctctctctctctctcactcattctctctctccgacagtgtctgcgtctctctctctccaacagtgtctgcgtctctctctctctcactcactctctctctccgccagtgtctgcgtgtctctctctctctctctctccaacagtgtctgcgtctctctctctctctccaacagtgtctgcgtctctctctctctctctttccgacagtgtctgcgtctctctctctctccgacagtgtctgcgtctctctctctctctctttctctctctctctctctctgacagtgtctgcgtctctctctctctccccgacagtatctgcgtctttctctctctcactctctctccgacagtgtctgcctctctctctctctgtctctctctcactctctctccgacagtgtctgcgtctctctctctccgacagtgtctgcatctctctctctctctccgacagtgtttgcgtctctctttttctttctctctctccgacagtgtctgcgtctctctctctctctccgacaatgcctgcgactctctctctcttactctcactccgacaatgcctgcgtctctctctctctctctccgacagtgtctgcgtctctctctctctctctttctctctctctctctctctccgacagagtctgcgtctctctctctctccgacagggtctgcgtctctctctctctctctctctctacaacagtgtctgcgtctctctctctctctctccgacagtgtctgcgtctctctctctctctctctctctctctccgacagtgtctgcgtctctctctctctctccgtcactccgacagtgtctgcttctctctctccatctccgccagtgtctgcgcctctctctctctctccgacagtgactgcgtctctctctctccgacagtgtctgcatctctctctctctccgtcactccgacagtgtctgcttctctctctccatctctgccagtgtctgcgtctctctctctctctctctctctctctctctctccgacagtgtctgcgtgtctctctctctctctccaacagtgtctgcgtctctctctctctctctctttccgacagtgtctgcgtctctctctctctccgacagtgtctgcgtctctctctctctctctctctccgacagtgtctgcgtctctctctctctctctctctccgacagtgtctgcgtgtctctctctctctctccaacagtgtctgcgtctctctctctctctctctttccgacagtgtctgcgtctctctctctctccgacagtgtctgcgtctctctctctctctctctctccgacagtgtctgcgtctctctctctctctctctctccgacagtgtctgcgtctctctctctctctctctctccgacagtgtctgcttctctctctctctctctttctctccaacagtgtctgcgtctctctctctctctctctctccgccagtgtctgcttctctctctctctctctttctctccaacagtgtctgcgtctctctctctctccgacagtgtctgcgtctctctctctcactctccgacagtgtctgcgtctctctctctctctctctctccgccagtgtctgcgtctctctctctctctctctctctctccgacagtgtctgcgtctctctctctctctctctctccgacagtgtctgcgtctctctctctctctctctctctccgacagtgtctgcgtctctctctctctctcgctctctctctctctccgacagtgtctgcgtctctctctctctctctcactctctccgacagtgtctgcgtctctctctctctctcactctctctctctctctctccgacagtgtctgcgtctctctctctctgtctctctctctctctcactctctgacagtgtctgcgtctctctctctctctctctctctctccgacagtgtctgcttctctctctctctctctttctctccaacagtgtctgcgtctctctctctctctctctccgccagtgtctgcgtctctctctctctctctcactctctctctctctctctctccgacagtgtctgcgtctctctctctctctctctctctgacagtgtctgcgtctctctctctccgacagtgtctgcgtctctctctctctctctctctctctctatctctttctctccgacagtgtctgcttctctctctctccgacagtgtctgcgtctctctctctctatctctctctctctccgacagtgtctgcgtctctctctctctctctcggacagtgtctgcttctctctctctctcactctctcggacagtgtctgcgtctctctctctctctctctctctccgacagtgtctgcgtctctttctctctccaacagtgtctgcgtctctctctctctctttccgacagtgtctgcgtgtctctctctctctccttctctctctctctctctcccgctcccacagtgtttgtgtctctctctctctctccgacagtgtctgcgtctctctctctccgacagtgtctgcgtctctctctctctctccgacagtgtctg encodes:
- the LOC139241367 gene encoding RNA-binding protein 25-like, producing RERERERDRERERERERERDRERERRRHCRRERGRERERERERERERERESERDRERERERERERDREREREREREERERERDAYTVGERERERERERDTYTVGERERERERETDTVREREERERETQTLSERERERD